A genomic window from Desulfovibrio porci includes:
- a CDS encoding cytochrome ubiquinol oxidase subunit I produces the protein MDVVMLSRLQFAVAVFFHFIFVPLTLGLSVILAWMETRYVRTGDEIWKRHAKFWGKLFLINFTLGVVTGITLEFQFGTNWSRYSEYVGDIFGSLLAIEATVAFFLESTFLAVWHFGWNKLGKKAHCACIWLVAIAGNLSALWIILANGFMQHPVGYVINEAAGRTELSNFWDVVFNGYAWGMYAHTVLASWAVGGFFVLGVSAWHLLRKSNTEFFRRSFRMVAPYTLALTLILALSGDQQGKAVAEHQPAKLAAMESHWETARDVPFYLLVWPDPENERNSVEALGIPGLLSWIAYEHTDAEVKGLKDFPKEDRPPVSPVFWSFRGMVALGMLFILLALGATLQRKREMPCSGLLKALVWNIPLPYIGLMLGWAVAEIGRQPWIVHGLMRTTDAVSPVPTSSVAISLGAFIVVYSVLGILDIYLLRKYALKGPDAQEA, from the coding sequence ATGGACGTCGTGATGCTTTCACGGCTGCAATTTGCTGTAGCCGTTTTTTTCCATTTTATTTTCGTTCCGCTCACTTTGGGGCTTTCCGTGATTCTCGCCTGGATGGAGACACGCTATGTGCGCACCGGGGATGAGATCTGGAAACGCCATGCCAAATTCTGGGGCAAACTTTTTCTCATCAACTTTACTCTGGGCGTGGTGACCGGCATCACCCTGGAATTCCAGTTCGGCACCAACTGGTCCCGCTACTCCGAGTATGTGGGCGACATTTTCGGCTCGCTGCTGGCCATTGAAGCCACGGTGGCCTTCTTCCTGGAATCCACCTTCCTGGCCGTCTGGCATTTCGGCTGGAACAAGCTGGGCAAAAAGGCCCACTGCGCCTGTATCTGGCTGGTGGCCATCGCGGGCAACCTCTCCGCGCTCTGGATTATCCTGGCCAACGGCTTCATGCAGCACCCCGTGGGCTATGTGATCAACGAGGCCGCCGGACGGACCGAGCTTTCCAACTTCTGGGACGTGGTCTTCAACGGCTATGCCTGGGGCATGTACGCCCACACCGTGCTGGCCTCCTGGGCCGTGGGCGGCTTCTTCGTGCTGGGCGTCTCGGCCTGGCATCTGCTGCGCAAGAGCAATACCGAGTTCTTCCGCCGCTCCTTCCGGATGGTCGCGCCCTACACCCTGGCCCTCACTCTGATCCTGGCCCTGAGCGGCGACCAGCAGGGCAAGGCCGTGGCCGAGCACCAGCCCGCCAAGCTGGCGGCCATGGAATCCCACTGGGAAACCGCCCGGGACGTGCCCTTCTATCTGCTGGTCTGGCCTGATCCGGAAAACGAACGCAACAGCGTGGAAGCGCTGGGCATCCCCGGCCTGCTGAGCTGGATCGCCTACGAGCACACCGACGCGGAAGTCAAGGGCCTCAAGGACTTCCCCAAGGAAGACCGCCCGCCGGTTTCGCCCGTGTTCTGGTCCTTCCGGGGCATGGTGGCGCTGGGCATGCTCTTCATCCTGCTGGCCCTGGGGGCCACCCTCCAGCGCAAGCGCGAGATGCCCTGCTCCGGCCTGCTCAAGGCCCTGGTCTGGAACATCCCCCTGCCGTACATCGGTCTGATGCTGGGCTGGGCCGTGGCTGAAATCGGCCGCCAGCCCTGGATCGTCCACGGTCTGATGCGTACCACCGACGCTGTTTCCCCGGTGCCGACGAGCAGCGTGGCCATTTCGCTGGGGGCTTTCATCGTGGTCTACTCGGTGCTGGGCATTCTGGATATCTATCTGCTGCGCAAATACGCGCTCAAGGGCCCCGACGCCCAGGAGGCATAA
- a CDS encoding YqaA family protein, producing the protein MSLAALWGLFLAAFAAATLLPAQSELALAGLLATGHKPVWLLIAVAAAGNTLGAAVNWLLGRCCVRFQDRRWFPVKKKSLGKAETWYRRYGRWSLLLSWAPVIGDPLTLAAGLLREPFGSFILIVGLAKLGRYLVVAGAALRWLA; encoded by the coding sequence ATGAGCCTTGCGGCTCTCTGGGGCCTGTTCCTTGCCGCCTTTGCGGCCGCCACGCTTTTGCCCGCCCAGTCCGAACTGGCTCTGGCCGGTCTGCTGGCCACCGGGCATAAACCTGTGTGGCTGCTCATTGCCGTGGCCGCGGCGGGCAATACGCTGGGCGCGGCCGTCAACTGGCTGCTGGGCCGCTGTTGCGTCCGCTTTCAGGACAGGCGCTGGTTTCCGGTCAAAAAGAAAAGCCTGGGCAAGGCCGAAACCTGGTACCGCAGATACGGGCGCTGGTCCCTTTTATTGAGTTGGGCGCCGGTCATCGGCGATCCCCTGACTCTGGCCGCCGGTCTCCTGCGCGAGCCGTTCGGCTCCTTCATCCTGATTGTGGGGCTGGCCAAGCTGGGCCGTTATCTTGTGGTGGCGGGCGCGGCCCTGCGGTGGCTCGCATAG
- a CDS encoding response regulator has translation MDGLEATRRIRALGRADGRGVPIVAMSAAVLNEDVRSCHEAGMSAHLAKPVDLARMYRLTDRLMRRKRDA, from the coding sequence ATGGACGGGCTGGAAGCCACCCGGCGCATCCGCGCCCTGGGCCGCGCCGACGGGCGGGGCGTCCCCATTGTGGCCATGTCCGCCGCCGTCCTGAATGAAGACGTCCGTTCCTGTCATGAGGCGGGCATGTCGGCCCATCTCGCCAAACCCGTGGATCTGGCGCGGATGTACAGGCTGACCGACAGGCTCATGCGCCGGAAGCGGGACGCCTGA
- a CDS encoding OmpH family outer membrane protein, producing MRIRLFMPLVFVLSFMLLACQQTETKDAQPKLAVVDMARIMRDSEPGKAGVKFLESLQSGMQEKLNAIQARLEKDPKDEAAQKELQGVYMASQQRMQAEQQNVVNLLYDTIQRVLNAYREQQGYDIILSAEVAAAFNPKADVTAAVIAEVNKQKIDFKPLPEPAAPEAAPAPAAQPQEKEQPKEQPKADAPENGKKK from the coding sequence ATGCGAATCCGTCTTTTTATGCCGCTGGTTTTTGTGTTGAGTTTCATGCTGCTGGCCTGCCAGCAGACGGAAACCAAGGATGCTCAACCCAAACTGGCGGTCGTGGATATGGCGCGCATCATGCGCGACAGCGAGCCGGGCAAGGCCGGCGTAAAATTCCTGGAAAGCCTTCAGAGCGGCATGCAGGAAAAACTCAACGCCATTCAGGCTCGTCTGGAAAAAGATCCCAAGGACGAGGCCGCGCAGAAAGAACTGCAGGGCGTGTACATGGCTTCGCAGCAACGCATGCAGGCCGAACAGCAGAATGTGGTCAATCTGCTTTATGACACCATTCAGCGCGTTCTCAACGCCTACCGCGAACAGCAGGGCTACGACATCATCCTCAGCGCCGAAGTGGCCGCCGCTTTCAATCCCAAGGCGGACGTGACCGCAGCTGTTATCGCTGAAGTGAACAAGCAGAAGATCGATTTCAAGCCGCTGCCCGAACCGGCCGCGCCTGAAGCGGCCCCGGCTCCCGCCGCTCAGCCGCAGGAAAAGGAGCAGCCGAAAGAGCAGCCCAAGGCCGACGCGCCCGAGAACGGCAAGAAGAAGTAG
- a CDS encoding AEC family transporter, whose protein sequence is MLEALFAVVPIFLIIGMGVLLRARDVLPESAGAALGVYVLKLALPLLILHILAGAHPRDLTHGGFWLGLIGSQLIVFALGYWGDRLVCRRGTGPAVISALSCSACNTAFVGLPIVTNLLPGNQEALLIAGLATLTPNIVMIMGQARLDMLAGAAAWGDGSRSGFMALLRLFVLGNPILLGTLAGAALSLSGLGLWAPLDRTISLVGYTAAPCMLLALGLDLRQKLALALRRAEGHAALRQVWLISCKLLLHPLLCWGIMWLLGISGAWLAIGVIMSGTGTALVATVLAEVYSAVPEEAALTAVLSNGLSMFTLTGFVWLFMRLGMI, encoded by the coding sequence ATGCTGGAAGCCTTGTTCGCGGTTGTTCCCATTTTTCTGATTATCGGCATGGGCGTGCTGTTGCGCGCGCGGGACGTGCTGCCCGAGAGCGCCGGCGCGGCCTTGGGCGTCTATGTGCTCAAACTGGCCCTGCCGCTGCTGATTCTGCATATTCTGGCCGGAGCGCATCCTCGCGATCTGACCCACGGCGGCTTCTGGCTCGGCCTGATCGGTTCGCAGCTGATCGTTTTCGCTCTGGGCTACTGGGGCGACCGCCTCGTCTGCCGTCGCGGCACAGGCCCGGCCGTGATCTCGGCGCTCAGTTGCAGCGCCTGCAATACGGCTTTTGTGGGCCTGCCCATTGTGACCAATCTGCTGCCCGGCAATCAGGAGGCCCTGCTCATCGCGGGTCTGGCCACCCTGACGCCCAATATCGTGATGATCATGGGCCAGGCCCGGCTGGACATGCTGGCAGGCGCGGCGGCCTGGGGCGACGGTTCCCGTTCCGGATTCATGGCTCTGCTGCGGCTTTTCGTGCTGGGCAATCCCATCCTGCTGGGAACCCTGGCGGGCGCGGCCCTGTCCCTGTCCGGCCTGGGACTCTGGGCGCCGCTCGACCGCACCATCAGTCTGGTGGGCTATACGGCGGCCCCCTGCATGTTGCTGGCCTTGGGCCTGGACCTGCGACAGAAACTGGCCTTGGCCCTGCGCCGGGCCGAGGGGCACGCGGCGTTGCGTCAGGTCTGGCTGATTTCCTGCAAGCTGTTGCTGCACCCCTTGCTCTGTTGGGGCATTATGTGGCTGCTGGGCATTTCCGGGGCTTGGCTGGCCATCGGCGTGATCATGAGCGGCACGGGCACGGCTCTGGTGGCTACGGTGCTGGCCGAAGTCTACAGCGCCGTGCCCGAGGAGGCCGCACTCACGGCTGTGCTCTCTAACGGCCTGAGCATGTTCACGTTGACCGGTTTTGTCTGGCTGTTCATGCGGCTGGGGATGATCTGA
- the cydB gene encoding cytochrome d ubiquinol oxidase subunit II: MLETIWFVLWTLLWAVYFVLDGFDLGLGTLLPFLGKTEQERRFMYNAAGPFWDGNEVWLISAGGVTFAAFPKAYAVMFSALYAPLLILLFALIFRAVSFEFRNKVESDAWRSLWDGVHFVANLAPCILLGVAFANLFMGIPVDAQGVYHGSLLGLLNLYGLAGGVFFLCMFVLHGAIWLSIKSEGDLQTRALAAATFVWPIMLALLVAFLILTAFYTKLYDNYLAMPVLFILPLLALAGLLGARCMLSKGKLWLAWGCSALFIIGVTFFGVMGMFPGMIISSLDPAATVTAFNGSSSQLTLKIMLGVALVMVPIVLIYQFWMYRLFSHPVTAKDLDDHAY, encoded by the coding sequence ATGTTGGAAACCATCTGGTTCGTGCTCTGGACCCTGCTCTGGGCCGTATATTTTGTGTTGGACGGTTTTGACCTGGGGCTGGGCACCCTGCTGCCCTTCCTCGGCAAAACCGAACAGGAGCGCCGCTTCATGTACAACGCTGCCGGGCCCTTCTGGGACGGCAACGAAGTCTGGCTGATCTCGGCCGGCGGCGTGACCTTCGCGGCTTTTCCCAAGGCGTACGCGGTGATGTTCAGCGCGCTGTATGCGCCCCTGCTCATCCTGCTCTTCGCCCTGATCTTCCGCGCCGTGTCCTTTGAATTCCGCAACAAGGTGGAAAGCGACGCCTGGCGTTCCCTCTGGGACGGCGTGCACTTTGTGGCCAACCTGGCGCCCTGCATCCTGCTGGGCGTGGCCTTCGCCAACCTGTTCATGGGCATTCCGGTGGACGCCCAGGGCGTCTACCACGGCAGCCTGCTCGGGCTGCTGAACCTCTACGGCCTGGCCGGGGGCGTGTTCTTCCTCTGCATGTTCGTGCTGCACGGGGCCATCTGGCTGTCCATCAAAAGCGAGGGCGATCTGCAGACCCGCGCCCTGGCCGCGGCCACCTTCGTCTGGCCCATCATGCTGGCGCTGCTGGTGGCCTTCCTGATTCTGACCGCCTTCTACACCAAGCTGTACGACAACTATCTGGCCATGCCGGTCCTCTTCATCCTGCCCCTGCTGGCCCTGGCCGGTCTGCTGGGCGCGCGCTGCATGCTCAGCAAGGGCAAACTCTGGCTGGCCTGGGGCTGCAGCGCCCTGTTCATCATCGGCGTGACCTTCTTCGGCGTCATGGGCATGTTCCCCGGCATGATCATCTCCTCGCTGGATCCCGCCGCCACGGTGACGGCCTTCAACGGCTCTTCCAGCCAGCTGACCCTGAAGATCATGCTGGGCGTGGCCCTGGTCATGGTGCCCATTGTGCTCATTTACCAGTTCTGGATGTACCGCCTCTTCTCGCATCCGGTGACGGCCAAAGATCTGGACGACCACGCGTATTAA
- a CDS encoding adenine phosphoribosyltransferase has translation MTPCGPPKLPHYGHRIAYPHRARYPQAGHPFLRITPLLKSGAAFRHVTDLMYEAALPWQPTVVATVDARGFLFAAPLAQRLGVGLVPVRKPGKLPYKTISASYDLEYGSATLNMHTDALTPRDRALIVDDVLATGGTAAATMSLVRRLGASVAGCAVLLELDAMGGRKALEGVPFFTVLHV, from the coding sequence CTGACGCCGTGCGGCCCGCCGAAGCTCCCCCATTATGGACATCGCATCGCTTATCCGCACCGTGCCCGATACCCCCAAGCCGGGCATCCTTTTTTACGAATCACGCCCCTGCTGAAGTCCGGGGCGGCATTTCGCCATGTGACCGACCTCATGTACGAGGCGGCGCTGCCGTGGCAGCCGACCGTCGTGGCGACGGTGGACGCGCGCGGCTTTCTTTTTGCCGCGCCGCTTGCGCAACGTCTGGGCGTGGGGCTTGTGCCCGTGCGCAAACCCGGCAAACTCCCATACAAGACCATTTCCGCGTCCTATGATCTGGAATACGGCTCCGCCACGCTGAATATGCATACGGACGCCCTGACCCCGCGGGACAGAGCGCTGATCGTGGATGACGTTCTGGCCACCGGAGGAACGGCGGCGGCGACCATGAGCCTTGTCCGGCGGCTGGGAGCCTCCGTCGCGGGCTGCGCCGTGCTGCTGGAGCTTGACGCCATGGGCGGGCGCAAGGCGCTGGAAGGCGTGCCGTTTTTCACCGTGCTGCACGTCTAG
- the htpG gene encoding molecular chaperone HtpG, giving the protein MAEAGKKTRQFRAEVRKVLHILTNSLYTNREIFLRELISNASDALDKLRFRVNRGESPREPDLPLEIRISIDKDAKTLIIADTGLGMTAGELAENLGTIAKSGSEEFLAGLAAESRSGKEKSDGKDGGAADGEAAAADAANIIGRFGVGFYSVFMVADRVEVTSRPAFEKDAQAHVWISDGLGSYSVEPFDAEEPKRGTVVKAHLKDDAVEFLEKFRVESAIRKHSAFVPFPVFVDGERVNTQPALWREPKSSVTKEQYDDFYKALSYDAKAPLDVQHIAVDAPVQFNALLYIPDSGQDFFGADRDFWGLDLYARRVLIQHRNKELIPEYLAFLKGVVDTEDLPLNISRETLQENVLLRKINQVIVKQTLSHLEKMAKDDAEKYKRFWQLHGKIFKLGYHDFPNRERVSALLRFNSSTLPDADALTSLDEYMARAPEGQKTFWYVAAPNREAARLNPHMELFRKKGIEVLYLFEPVDEFVMEGLGKYKEWDFKAAENAADDALASFADKEKPEKEAAAPLSEEDNTSFDKLLARMKEILGDKVTEVRVSHRLADSPAVLVSPDGGMSSSMEKLLKVMQKDDSLPVKVLEVNRDHPLLRNMLRMFKADGQDRILAEMTRSLFDASLLLDGYLKDPQALAARTNELLAEAAAWYTEVRKI; this is encoded by the coding sequence ATGGCCGAAGCCGGCAAAAAGACCCGCCAATTCCGCGCCGAAGTGCGCAAGGTGCTGCATATTCTTACCAATTCCCTGTACACCAACCGGGAAATTTTTCTGCGTGAGCTTATTTCCAACGCCTCGGACGCCCTGGACAAGCTGCGCTTCCGCGTCAACCGGGGCGAAAGCCCGCGCGAGCCGGATCTGCCCCTGGAAATCAGGATCAGCATCGACAAGGACGCCAAAACCCTGATCATCGCCGACACCGGCCTGGGCATGACCGCCGGGGAGCTGGCCGAAAATCTGGGCACCATCGCCAAGTCCGGCTCCGAGGAGTTTCTGGCCGGTCTGGCCGCCGAATCCCGCTCCGGCAAGGAAAAGAGCGACGGCAAAGACGGCGGCGCGGCGGATGGCGAAGCCGCGGCGGCCGACGCGGCCAACATCATCGGGCGTTTCGGCGTGGGTTTTTACTCGGTCTTCATGGTGGCCGACAGGGTGGAAGTGACCTCGCGCCCGGCTTTTGAAAAGGACGCCCAGGCCCATGTCTGGATCAGCGACGGCCTGGGTTCGTACAGTGTGGAGCCCTTTGACGCCGAAGAACCCAAACGCGGCACCGTGGTCAAGGCCCATCTCAAGGACGACGCCGTGGAATTTCTGGAAAAATTCCGGGTGGAGTCGGCCATCCGCAAACATTCGGCCTTTGTGCCCTTCCCGGTGTTTGTGGACGGCGAGCGCGTCAACACCCAGCCCGCGCTCTGGCGTGAGCCCAAGTCCTCCGTGACCAAGGAGCAGTACGACGATTTCTACAAGGCCCTGAGCTATGACGCCAAGGCTCCCCTGGACGTGCAGCATATCGCCGTGGACGCGCCCGTGCAGTTCAACGCCCTGCTGTACATCCCGGATTCCGGCCAGGACTTTTTCGGCGCGGACCGCGACTTCTGGGGCCTGGATCTCTATGCCCGGCGCGTGCTTATCCAGCACCGCAACAAGGAGCTGATCCCCGAATACCTGGCCTTCCTCAAGGGCGTGGTGGACACCGAAGACCTGCCCCTGAACATCTCGCGCGAAACGCTTCAGGAAAACGTGCTCCTGCGCAAGATCAATCAGGTCATTGTCAAGCAGACCCTGAGCCATCTGGAAAAAATGGCCAAGGATGATGCGGAGAAGTACAAGCGCTTCTGGCAGTTGCACGGCAAGATCTTCAAGCTGGGCTATCATGACTTCCCCAACCGGGAGCGGGTCAGCGCCCTGCTGCGCTTCAATTCCTCCACCCTGCCCGACGCCGACGCCCTGACCAGCCTGGACGAATATATGGCCCGCGCGCCCGAAGGCCAGAAGACCTTCTGGTACGTGGCCGCGCCCAACCGCGAGGCCGCGCGGCTCAATCCGCACATGGAGCTTTTCCGCAAGAAGGGCATTGAGGTGCTTTACCTTTTTGAACCCGTGGACGAGTTCGTCATGGAAGGGCTGGGCAAATATAAGGAATGGGACTTCAAGGCCGCTGAAAACGCGGCCGACGACGCCCTGGCCTCTTTCGCGGACAAGGAAAAGCCGGAAAAAGAGGCCGCCGCGCCGCTCTCCGAGGAGGACAATACTTCCTTTGACAAGCTGCTGGCCCGGATGAAGGAAATTCTGGGCGACAAGGTGACGGAAGTGCGCGTGTCGCACCGCCTGGCCGACAGTCCGGCGGTGCTGGTTTCGCCCGACGGCGGCATGAGCTCGTCCATGGAAAAACTGCTCAAGGTCATGCAGAAGGACGACTCCCTGCCGGTCAAGGTGCTGGAGGTCAACCGGGATCATCCCCTGCTGCGCAACATGCTGCGCATGTTCAAGGCTGACGGGCAGGACCGGATCCTGGCGGAAATGACCCGGAGCCTTTTTGACGCCAGCCTGCTGCTGGACGGCTACCTCAAGGACCCGCAGGCCTTGGCCGCGCGCACCAATGAACTGCTGGCCGAAGCGGCGGCCTGGTATACGGAAGTCAGGAAAATATAA
- a CDS encoding BPL-N domain-containing protein yields MQPAQPIHILWDASHIWGLMAWRALRALGLSCRLVKGQEIAEGALLGKPGSRRDAGRAAPPPLLVVPGGNARLKALALGEAGRAAVRAYLERGGSYLGFCGGAGLALSHRDPREGLQLCPWSRAAYPQRLHHLISGHVRVCARSGEELAPPGNARDKDGAVLSLPVWWPGRFAAENTEGVRVLAAYTAPDADFWLADLPLQRIPAHVFEAWQALYGVNLSADFLTNQPLVVSGAYGRGRYVLSYSHLETPQSPDANAWLAHLLRRLAGLEPGRELVPGWELGEPAPAWPDYKSAAPLLDALRRTRALLDLAVEHHLFFRRAPWLWGWRTGLPGAACNNLHAALCTAVSSAPSGWALDYWRGIRPRFAELAALFAAGAEGYLLACRLAETLSPTLPDAVDKRGLDNQREALFGHPMHGGGLIEELLAMTEELIYLSQDAPGA; encoded by the coding sequence ATGCAGCCCGCGCAGCCGATCCATATCTTATGGGACGCATCCCACATCTGGGGCCTGATGGCCTGGCGCGCACTGCGCGCGCTGGGACTGTCCTGCCGCCTGGTTAAGGGCCAAGAAATAGCCGAAGGCGCGCTTTTAGGCAAGCCGGGTTCCCGCCGGGACGCCGGGCGCGCCGCTCCGCCTCCGCTGCTGGTGGTCCCCGGCGGCAACGCCCGCCTCAAGGCCCTGGCTCTGGGCGAGGCGGGGCGCGCCGCCGTGCGCGCCTATCTGGAACGGGGCGGCAGCTATCTGGGCTTCTGCGGCGGCGCGGGCCTGGCCCTCAGCCACCGCGACCCGCGCGAGGGACTGCAACTCTGCCCCTGGTCCCGCGCCGCCTATCCCCAGCGCCTGCACCATCTGATTTCCGGCCATGTGCGGGTGTGTGCCCGCTCCGGTGAAGAACTGGCCCCGCCCGGAAACGCCCGCGACAAAGACGGTGCGGTCCTTTCCCTGCCGGTCTGGTGGCCGGGACGCTTCGCGGCGGAAAATACGGAAGGGGTGCGCGTGCTGGCGGCCTATACCGCTCCGGACGCGGACTTCTGGCTGGCGGACCTGCCCCTGCAACGCATCCCGGCGCACGTCTTCGAGGCATGGCAGGCCCTCTACGGAGTCAATCTGTCGGCGGATTTTCTGACCAACCAGCCCCTGGTGGTCAGCGGCGCGTACGGGCGGGGCCGCTACGTGCTGAGCTATTCGCATCTGGAAACCCCGCAGAGCCCGGACGCCAACGCCTGGCTGGCCCATCTGCTGCGCCGTCTGGCCGGCCTGGAACCCGGGCGGGAGCTGGTGCCGGGCTGGGAGCTGGGCGAACCCGCCCCGGCCTGGCCGGACTACAAATCCGCCGCGCCCCTGCTGGACGCCCTGCGCCGGACCCGCGCCCTGCTGGATCTGGCTGTGGAGCACCACCTTTTTTTCCGGCGCGCGCCCTGGCTCTGGGGCTGGCGCACGGGCCTGCCCGGCGCGGCCTGCAACAATCTGCACGCGGCGCTCTGCACCGCCGTGAGCAGCGCGCCCTCCGGGTGGGCGCTGGACTACTGGCGCGGCATCCGCCCCCGCTTCGCGGAACTGGCCGCGCTGTTCGCGGCCGGGGCCGAGGGCTATCTGCTGGCCTGCCGTCTGGCCGAAACGCTCTCCCCAACCCTGCCCGACGCCGTGGACAAACGCGGTCTGGACAATCAGCGCGAGGCCCTGTTCGGGCATCCCATGCACGGCGGCGGCCTCATCGAGGAACTGCTGGCCATGACGGAAGAGCTCATCTATCTGTCGCAGGACGCGCCCGGCGCATAA